The Mercurialis annua linkage group LG2, ddMerAnnu1.2, whole genome shotgun sequence genome contains a region encoding:
- the LOC126667262 gene encoding uncharacterized protein LOC126667262, translating to MAADRSIITTATISTAAAAAASKPIWMKQADEAKLKSEAEKAAAAKAAFEATFKTLTANKPEKPSDSDSEEEESEHYLANKPVGPVDPTKCTAVGAGIAGGTACAPSTFMVVTKDSDGRKVTHGGAQIKVKVAPGVGVGGTEQEGIVKDIGDGSYTVTYVVPKRGNYMVNIECNGKAIMGSPFPVFFSAGTATGGVLGMAPTSTFPNLINQTMPNMPNYSGSVSGAFPGLLGMIPGIVAGASGGAVLPGIGASLGEVCREYLNGRCAKTDCKLNHPPHNLLMTALAATTTMGTLSQVPMAPSAAAMAAAQAIVAAQALQAHAAQVQAQSQSTKDSYGSPDKAGREDALKKTLQVSNLSALLTVEQLKQLFGFFGSVVDCSITDSKHFAYIEFSKPEEATAALALNSMDVGGRPLNVEMAKTLPQKSHLNSSMSSSSLPMMMQQAVAMQQMQFQQALLMQQTMTAQQAANRAATMKSATELATARALEISNKLKADGHVVEEKEEIKSRSPSPSRARSKSKSPVNYRRRQMSPSYSPPRRRRGHRFRSPLRSRHHFRYDNGRRSYRDSRDVIGRSRRRDEPYDRSPVSRRNRSRSVSPRLKRSSRADSGSPKRHRDSSPRRPRKSSHGGSRSPRHHGGSRSSPRNDIDYKLKYRKRSRSKSVENSSDKAKESQNEKSKQQDRRSRSLSADERNNGNKSSPKSTDDNEPKQRRQSRSRSVEARHCSNEKASETRNDRLKHRDRKRSRSKSVEVKGCSREKGNESRDRKSKHHERKRSRSVSPDNRDRKSKYHERKRSRSVSPEVKRYRGSRSSPRVGDENRSKHRRHSRSKSQERKHHSGHKKDGNGEEKLKPRSRRRSLSAEGKHYRSPRSLEEKKSKHKRRSRSRSAEGLRHSSDIKNMYTTENPVPDNCISDEAEIVTDEQLSAVSNAGNIFDDRMLSSKNDDYSKNLEENMMVDDNKE from the exons CGAAAGCCGCATTCGAAGCCACATTCAAAACCCTAACTGCAAACAAACCAGAGAAGCCCTCGGATTCGGATTCTGAAGAAGAGGAATCAGAGCATTACTTAGCTAACAAACCAGTGGGACCAGTTGACCCGACAAAATGCACAGCCGTGGGTGCTGGTATAGCTGGAGGAACGGCTTGCGCGCCGTCTACGTTCATGGTTGTGACGAAAGATTCCGATGGGAGGAAGGTGACGCATGGAGGCGCGCAGATTAAGGTGAAGGTGGCGCCCGGAGTGGGCGTTGGAGGGACGGAACAGGAAGGGATAGTGAAGGATATTGGAGATGGGAGTTATACAGTGACTTATGTTGTGCCTAAAAGAGGGAATTATATGGTAAATATTGAGTGTAATGGGAAAGCTATCATGGGTAGTCCGTTTCCCGTGTTCTTCAGTGCAG GTACTGCAACTGGAGGAGTGCTTGGTATGGCTCCCACATCCACATTTCCAAACTTAATTAACCAGACCATGCCAAACATGCCAAATTATTCAGGTTCCGTTTCTGGTGCATTCCCTGGATTACTGGGAATGATTCCCGGAATTGTTGCAGGTGCTTCAGGTGGTGCTGTTTTGCCTGGAATAGGGGCATCCCTTGGGGAAGTTTGTCGAGAGTATCTTAATGGccggtgtgcaaaaaccgactgCAAGTTGAACCATCCTCCGCACAATTTACTAATGACAGCATTAGCTGCTACAACCACAATGGGGACACTCAGTCAGGTGCCCATGGCACCTTCAGCAGCTGCAATGGCTGCTGCTCAGGCCATTGTTGCTGCCCAAGCCCTTCAAGCTCATGCTGCTCAGGTTCAAGCACAATCTCAATCTACGAAGGACTCATATG GTTCACCTGACAAAGCCGGGAGAGAAGACGCCCTGAAGAAGACACTCCAAGTTAGCAATCTCAGTGCGCTTCTGACAGTGGAACAGCTGAAACaactgtttggattttttggttcAGTAGTTGACTGTAGTATCACTGATTCAAAGCATTTTGCTTACATAGAATTCTCAAAACCTGAGGAAGCAACTGCTGCTTTAGCTTTGAACAGTATGGATGTTGGGGGTCGGCCATTGAATGTTGAGATGGCTAAAACACTTCCTCAGAAGTCACATTTGAATTCATCAATGTCTTCGTCTTCTCTGCCGATGATGATGCAGCAAGCTGTTGCCATGCAACAGATGCAATTTCAACAGGCTTTGCTTATGCAACAAACTATGACTGCACAGCAGGCAGCTAACCGAGCTGCAACAATGAAGTCTGCAACAGAGCTAGCAACAGCTAGAGCCTTAGAAATTAGTAATAAGTTAAAAGCTGATGGACATGTTGTCGAAGAGAAGGAAGAAATAAAATCCAG ATCACCATCCCCATCTCGAGCAAGATCTAAGTCAAAATCACCAGTGAATTATAGACGAAGGCAAATGTCTCCTTCTTATTCACCTCCTCGGCGCCGTCGAGGTCATAGATTCAGATCGCCTTTGAGATCTCGCCATCATTTTAGGTATGATAACGGAAGGCGGTCGTATAGAGACAGTAGGGATGTTATTGGGAGATCTAGAAGAAGGGATGAGCCTTATGATCGTTCCCCTGTTTCGAGGAGAAATAGGAGTAGGAGTGTGAGCCCTCGATTGAAAAGGTCATCCAGAGCTGATTCAGGTTCACCAAAGCGTCATCGGGATAGTTCACCTCGCAGACCTAGAAAATCATCCCATGGTGGTTCAAGGTCACCAAGGCATCATGGAGGAAGCAGGTCATCCCCAAGAAATGACATCGATTACAAACTGAAATACAGAAAGCGCTCTAGGTCCAAGTCTGTGGAAAATTCCAGTGACAAAGCAAAAGAATCCCAGAATGAAAAATCCAAGCAACAGGATAGGAGATCAAGGTCATTATCTGCGGATGAAAGGAACAATGGAAATAAGTCTTCCCCCAAAAGTACAGATGACAATGAACCTAAACAGAGGAGGCAATCGAGATCAAGATCTGTTGAAGCAAGGCACTGCTCCAATGAGAAAGCGAGTGAAACCAGGAATGATAGATTGAAACATCGTGATAGGAAGAGGTCCAGGTCAAAATCTGTTGAAGTTAAGGGCTGTTCCAGGGAGAAAGGGAACGAGAGCAGAGATAGAAAATCAAAGCATCATGAGAGAAAGCGGTCTAGATCGGTGTCTCCTGATAACAGAGATAGAAAATCAAAATATCATGAGAGAAAGCGGTCTAGATCAGTGTCTCCTGAGGTTAAGCGTTACAGAGGAAGCAGGTCATCCCCACGAGTTGGAGATGAGAATAGATCAAAGCACAGGAGGCACTCGAGGTCAAAATCTCAAGAAAGAAAGCACCATTCTGGTCACAAGAAGGATGGAAATGGAGAGGAAAAATTGAAGCCTCGTAGCAGAAGAAGGTCTCTGTCTGCTGAAGGTAAGCATTACAGGTCTCCAAGGAGCTTAGAAGAGAAGAAGTCAAAACATAAAAGGCGCTCTAGGTCAAGATCTGCAGAAGGATTGCGTCATTCAAGTGATATAAAGAACATGTACACAACTGAAAATCCAGTACCTGATAACTGTATATCAGATGAAGCTGAAATTGTGACCGACGAGCAATTATCCGCAGTGAGCAATGCAGGTAATATCTTTGATGACAGAATGTTGTCTTCAAAAAATGACGACTATTCAAAAAACTTGGAGGAAAATATGATGGTGGATGATAACAAAGAATGA
- the LOC126670552 gene encoding chaperone protein dnaJ 20, chloroplastic-like gives MHCTTLTSPGCDTVRFHFATATNATALPTSKPDSFLRFKPANRFRNTSFKTTKAAVTEAITTELSFYELLGIPESGNLLEIKQAYKQLARKYHPDVSPPDRVQEYTQRFIQVQEAYETLSDPRRKAVYDRDMARGLHLAFSARRTYQNDEEMEVSSDWKNRWEAQLSELKIRSMNKDSEENMSWAARMRKRRQR, from the exons ATGCATTGCACTACCTTAACCTCTCCTGGTTGCGACACCGTTCGCTTCCACTTCGCCACCGCCACCAACGCCACCGCTTTACCGACATCCAAACCCGACTCTTTTCTCCGATTCAAACCCGCCAACCGATTCCGAAACACGTCGTTCAAAACAACAAAAGCTGCCGTTACCGAAGCTATAACCACTGAGTTGAGCTTTTATGAGTTACTCGGAATACCCGAGTCGGGTAATTTACTTGAAATAAAACAGGCTTATAAACAATTAGCTAGAAAATATCACCCGGATGTGTCCCCACCGGATCGGGTTCAAGAGTATACCCAACGGTTTATCCAGGTTCAAGAGGCTTATGAGACTCTGTCTGATCCCAGAAGAAAAGCTGTTTATGATAGGGATATGGCTCGAGGTCTTCACCTTGCCTTTTCTGCTCGAAGAACTTACCAAAATGATGAG GAAATGGAAGTGAGTAGTGACTGGAAGAATCGCTGGGAAGCTCAGCTATCGGAGTTGAAGATAAGAAGCATGAATAAGGATTCTGAAGAGAACATGTCATGGGCAGCTAGGATGCGCAAGCGACGCCAAAGATGA
- the LOC126669944 gene encoding uncharacterized protein LOC126669944, with protein MVSESVNYINSLKLQVKPSSDDIITVLENGKEYTVNMVKRTCTCKKFDIDEIPCKHDVAFLADKKIEPYAYCSRYYTNAAMLATYSETVYPLEKEEEWIIP; from the exons ATGGTATCTGAAAGCGTCAATTACATTAATTCACTGAAACTACAG GTGAAACCATCTTCAGATGATATCATAACAGTTCTCGAAAATGGTAAAGAATACACGGTCAATATGGTCAAGAGAACATGTACATGCAAAAAGTTTGATATCGATGAAATTCCTTGTAAACATGACGTAGCATTTCTAGCCGACAAGAAGATTGAACCTTATGCGTACTGTTCAAGATACTATACAAATGCAGCTATGTTAGCGACATATTCTGAAACCGTATATCCATTGGAGAAGGAAGAAGAATGGATTATTCCATAA
- the LOC126666737 gene encoding protein ECERIFERUM 26-like, with the protein MVASTDQNLVYDLKISSVGPSRVTGTDIFHEPIGVDIAMKLHYLHGVYFFSSQASRGLDIMRIKESLFFWCCDYYTACGRFRRSDDTGRPFIKCNDCGVRIIEAECDKTIDEWLKMKDCSSLNNKFLIYHLPIGPEISFSPLCYLQMTKFKCGGMSLGLSWAHILGDPFSASECINTWGLFLSSLKSNGPIKIIKSPKRLKSSEDPKEPLSLKRVDPLGDLWVTTNNCKMETFSIYLTATKVSQLLSNIWGQSPNKEIPLFESLCAIMWQSIAKVRESHEPKIVTICKKDPNHPKRGLLSNSQIISSVKADFPIKDSNLRELANLLARRDSDENDLIEELVEKDNGMVDYILYGANLTFLNLEEANLYGLEWNGHKPIFVHYSIQGVGDEGAVLVLPWPENCGKYDGEGRVITVILPENEAMKLKSELKENGLLPENEFE; encoded by the exons ATGGTTGCTTCAACCGATCAAAATTtagtttatgatttaaaaatcTCGTCCGTCGGTCCGAGCCGAGTTACGGGAACAGACATTTTCCATGAGCCGATCGGGGTAGACATAGCCATGAAGCTACATTATTTACATGGTGTCTATTTCTTTAGTAGCCAAGCAAGCCGAGGCCTAGACATAATGCGTATTAAAGAATCACTCTTCTTTTGGTGTTGTGACTACTACACCGCTTGTGGCCGGTTCCGGCGGTCCGATGATACCGGACGACCATTTATCAAGTGTAATGATTGCGGTGTTAGGATAATCGAGGCAGAATGCGATAAGACGATCGATGAATGGCTAAAAATGAAAGATTGTTCATCACTTAATAATAAGTTTCTTATTTATCATCTCCCTATTGGTCCTGAAATTTCATTCTCTCCGTTATGTTACCTTCAG ATGACGAAGTTCAAATGTGGAGGAATGTCACTGGGCTTGAGTTGGGCCCATATACTTGGAGACCCATTTTCTGCCTCCGAATGCATTAATACATGGGGCCTATTTCTTTCTTCTCTTAAGTCCAATGGGcctataaaaatcataaaatcacCCAAAAGGCTCAAAAGCTCCGAGGATCCAAAAGAGCCACTTTCACTGAAGCGGGTCGACCCACTTGGTGACCTTTGGGTAACTACCAATAACTGTAAAATGGAAACATTTTCAATTTACTTAACTGCCACAAAGGTATCTCAATTACTCTCAAATATTTGGGGTCAAAGCCCAAATAAAGAAATTCCATTGTTTGAGTCTCTTTGTGCTATAATGTGGCAATCTATTGCCAAAGTTAGAGAAAGCCATGAACCCAAAATAGTCACTATTTGCAAAAAAGACCCCAATCATCCAAAAAGAGGGCTATTAAGCAATAGTCAAATTATAAGTTCTGTTAAGGCAGATTTTCCCATCAAGGATTCAAATTTGAGGGAATTGGCAAACTTGCTAGCACGTCGAGATTCCGATGAAAATGATCTAATTGAAGAATTAGTAGAAAAAGATAATGGAATGgttgattatattttgtatggggctaatttgacatttttaaatCTAGAGGAGGCTAATTTATATGGACTAGAATGGAATGGACATAAACCAATATTTGTGCACTACAGCATTCAAGGTGTTGGAGATGAGGGTGCAGTTTTGGTGCTTCCATGGCCAGAAAATTGCGGTAAGTATGACGGTGAAGGAAGAGTTATTACCGTGATTTTGCCGGAAAATGAAGCGATGAAGCTTAAATCCGAGCTCAAAGAGAATGGGTTATTGCCTGAAAATGAGTTTGAATGA